The Streptomyces europaeiscabiei genome window below encodes:
- a CDS encoding PP2C family protein-serine/threonine phosphatase yields the protein MEGVREPGGWRFSHTRTLVRLIPGLLIVVGLFYDHFTPREFTAVPFFTAAPLVAAPLFSLHGTVITGAASVAGITAVRVYYGDTGHVDAITEIATVVTVAVLAVLINRLVRRSDARLATAREIAEAAQRAVLPVPQERIGGLEFAARYEAAQAGASIGGDLYAVQDSPHGVRLIVGDVRGKGLGAVSAVAVLIGAFREAAEQESTLEAVAQRLERALAREATRREAARRDAAVEREGFVTAVLAEFPHGAGRARIVNRGHPSPLLLYADGTLCTLDAPQSALPLGMEDLGTWPDRAQETGFPPGAMLLFYTDGLSEARDARGVFYDPAARLSGRVFSAPSALLTTLAEEVRRHTGDSTTDDMALLAVRRS from the coding sequence GTGGAGGGTGTCAGGGAGCCGGGTGGGTGGCGGTTCTCGCACACCCGTACGCTCGTTCGCCTCATTCCCGGCCTGCTGATCGTCGTCGGCCTCTTCTACGACCACTTCACTCCGCGCGAGTTCACGGCGGTCCCCTTCTTCACGGCCGCTCCCCTCGTCGCGGCCCCGCTCTTCTCGCTGCACGGCACGGTGATCACCGGCGCCGCCTCGGTCGCCGGCATCACCGCCGTCCGCGTCTACTACGGCGACACGGGCCACGTGGACGCGATCACCGAGATCGCCACGGTGGTCACCGTCGCCGTACTGGCCGTACTGATCAACCGTCTCGTTCGCCGCAGCGACGCCCGGCTCGCCACCGCCCGCGAGATCGCCGAGGCGGCCCAGCGGGCCGTACTGCCCGTGCCGCAGGAGCGGATCGGCGGGCTGGAGTTCGCCGCGCGGTACGAGGCGGCGCAGGCGGGGGCGTCGATCGGCGGCGATCTGTACGCGGTGCAGGACTCACCCCACGGCGTACGGCTGATCGTGGGCGATGTGCGCGGCAAGGGGCTGGGGGCCGTGTCGGCGGTGGCGGTGCTGATCGGCGCGTTCCGGGAGGCGGCCGAGCAGGAGTCGACGCTCGAAGCGGTCGCCCAGCGGCTGGAACGGGCGCTGGCCCGGGAGGCGACGCGGCGGGAGGCCGCGCGACGGGACGCGGCGGTGGAGCGCGAGGGGTTCGTGACGGCCGTACTGGCGGAGTTCCCGCACGGTGCCGGCCGCGCCCGGATCGTCAACCGAGGCCATCCGTCACCCCTGCTGCTGTACGCCGACGGGACCCTGTGCACTCTGGACGCCCCGCAGTCCGCGCTCCCGCTGGGCATGGAGGACCTGGGGACCTGGCCCGACCGCGCGCAGGAGACCGGGTTCCCGCCCGGCGCCATGCTGCTCTTCTACACGGACGGCCTCTCCGAGGCGCGGGACGCGCGCGGTGTCTTCTACGACCCGGCCGCGCGCCTGTCCGGCCGGGTCTTCTCCGCCCCGAGCGCCCTGTTGACGACCCTCGCGGAGGAAGTGCGCCGACACACGGGTGACAGCACGACGGACGACATGGCCCTCCTGGCGGTCCGCCGATCCTGA
- a CDS encoding GTP cyclohydrolase II translates to MPDFPAATPRARVRVPLRFHDGYGVDAELVTFHGLVDGQEHLALVLGDPAPGAAPLVRLHSECLTGDVFGSARCDCGPQLREAVERIAERGGVLLYLRQEGRGIGLYNKLDAYALQDQGLDTYEANAALGLPEDARDYTAAAQMLGALGIDELDLLSNNPDKAQQLRDLGVGVRHRVPTGVFTTAHNVRYLRAKVLQTHHTLPLPELTGLTGLTAG, encoded by the coding sequence ATGCCCGACTTTCCCGCTGCCACCCCGCGTGCCCGCGTCCGGGTACCGCTGCGTTTCCACGACGGCTACGGCGTCGACGCCGAACTGGTCACCTTCCACGGCCTCGTCGACGGCCAGGAGCACCTGGCACTCGTCCTCGGCGACCCCGCCCCGGGCGCGGCCCCGCTGGTCCGGCTGCACTCCGAGTGCCTGACCGGCGACGTCTTCGGCTCGGCCCGCTGCGACTGCGGTCCGCAGCTGCGTGAGGCGGTGGAGCGGATCGCCGAGCGCGGCGGTGTCCTCCTCTACCTCCGTCAGGAGGGCCGGGGCATCGGCCTCTACAACAAGCTCGACGCGTACGCCCTTCAGGACCAGGGCCTCGACACGTACGAGGCGAACGCGGCGCTCGGCCTGCCGGAGGACGCCCGCGACTACACGGCGGCGGCCCAGATGCTGGGTGCCCTCGGCATCGACGAGCTGGACCTGCTCTCGAACAACCCCGACAAGGCGCAGCAGCTCCGTGACCTGGGCGTCGGCGTCCGCCACCGCGTGCCCACGGGCGTCTTCACCACCGCCCACAACGTCCGCTACCTCCGAGCGAAGGTCCTCCAGACCCACCACACGCTCCCCCTGCCGGAGCTGACGGGACTGACCGGGTTGACGGCGGGCTGA
- a CDS encoding MarR family winged helix-turn-helix transcriptional regulator: protein MTTRWLTPEEQRAWRAYVAASSLLEDALDRQLQQEAGLPHLYYSVLAALSEAPDRRMRMTDLAEHLKITRSRLTYVVTRLEKDGVVRREDCQWDKRGSVAVLTDEGMALLERAAPGHVETVRKAVFDHLSPEQIGQFEEICAAIATAIQGGDPRAAVGSDDLPWRRRACPSSQSGQ, encoded by the coding sequence ATGACGACCCGCTGGCTCACCCCCGAGGAGCAGCGTGCCTGGCGCGCCTACGTGGCCGCGAGCTCGCTCCTTGAGGACGCGCTCGACCGGCAGCTCCAGCAGGAGGCCGGCCTGCCGCACCTCTACTACTCCGTGCTGGCCGCCCTCTCCGAGGCGCCGGACCGCCGGATGCGGATGACCGATCTCGCCGAGCACCTGAAGATCACGCGCAGTCGGCTGACGTACGTCGTGACCCGGCTGGAGAAGGACGGCGTGGTGCGGCGCGAGGACTGCCAGTGGGACAAACGGGGCAGTGTCGCCGTGCTCACCGATGAGGGCATGGCCCTGCTGGAGCGTGCGGCGCCGGGCCATGTCGAAACGGTCCGCAAGGCCGTCTTCGACCACCTCAGCCCTGAGCAGATCGGCCAGTTCGAGGAGATCTGCGCGGCCATCGCGACGGCGATCCAGGGTGGGGACCCGCGGGCGGCAGTCGGCTCCGACGACCTGCCGTGGCGCCGCCGCGCGTGCCCGTCGAGCCAGTCCGGTCAGTAG
- a CDS encoding dihydrofolate reductase family protein: MPQPYVLLSAAVSLDGFLDDTGPERLLLSGPADFDRVDEVRAASDAILIGAGTLRTDNPRLLVNSPERRAARVAAGLPEYPLKVTVSASGDLDPTAQFWHTGGEKVVYTTDKGAERLRGLGLPAGPNGVDVVSVGPDLEWPTLLDHLADARGVRRLMVEGGGRVHTQLLQQGLADEVQLAVAPVFVGETDAPRLFGTGTYPGGPKSRLRLLETRPVGDIVLIRYAPSVPGVGPAVSPADRHWLALACELAAECPPSKTAFSVGAVVVAEDGTELARGHSREGGDPVAHAEEAALAKLGPTDPRLASATVYSSLEPCARRASRPAPCARLVLDAGVRRVVTAWREPDTFVEDAAVGNAVLSAEGAEVVVLPEYEGRAKAPNKHLVG; this comes from the coding sequence ATGCCCCAGCCCTACGTCCTGTTGTCCGCCGCCGTCTCCCTCGACGGCTTCCTGGACGACACCGGACCCGAGCGGCTGCTGCTCTCGGGTCCGGCCGACTTCGACCGGGTCGACGAGGTGCGCGCGGCGAGCGACGCCATCCTGATCGGGGCCGGCACCCTGCGCACCGACAACCCCCGGCTACTGGTCAACTCCCCCGAGCGCCGCGCGGCCCGCGTCGCCGCCGGGCTCCCGGAGTACCCGCTGAAGGTCACGGTCAGCGCGTCCGGCGATCTCGACCCGACGGCCCAGTTCTGGCACACGGGCGGCGAGAAGGTCGTGTACACGACGGACAAGGGCGCGGAGCGGCTGCGCGGGCTGGGCCTGCCGGCCGGGCCGAACGGTGTGGACGTCGTCTCCGTCGGCCCCGACCTGGAGTGGCCCACCCTCCTCGACCACCTCGCAGACGCACGCGGCGTCCGGCGCCTCATGGTGGAGGGCGGCGGCCGCGTGCACACCCAGCTGCTCCAGCAGGGGCTCGCGGACGAGGTGCAGCTGGCCGTCGCGCCGGTGTTCGTGGGCGAGACGGACGCGCCGCGGCTGTTCGGGACGGGCACGTATCCCGGGGGACCGAAGAGCCGGCTGCGGCTGCTGGAGACCCGGCCGGTGGGCGACATCGTCCTCATCCGTTACGCCCCCAGCGTGCCCGGAGTCGGACCGGCCGTCTCCCCCGCCGACCGGCACTGGCTCGCGCTGGCCTGTGAACTGGCCGCCGAGTGCCCGCCCTCGAAGACCGCGTTCAGTGTGGGAGCGGTCGTGGTCGCCGAGGACGGTACGGAACTGGCCCGCGGCCACTCCCGCGAGGGCGGCGACCCCGTGGCCCACGCCGAGGAGGCCGCCCTCGCCAAGCTCGGCCCCACCGACCCGCGCCTCGCCTCCGCCACGGTCTACAGCAGCCTGGAACCGTGCGCCCGCCGCGCCTCCCGACCCGCGCCCTGCGCCCGGCTCGTCCTCGACGCGGGCGTCCGCCGCGTCGTCACGGCCTGGCGCGAGCCGGACACGTTCGTCGAGGACGCCGCCGTCGGCAACGCGGTGCTGTCGGCGGAGGGGGCCGAGGTCGTCGTACTGCCCGAGTACGAGGGTCGGGCGAAGGCGCCCAACAAGCATCTGGTCGGCTGA
- a CDS encoding class IV adenylate cyclase — MIEAELKARVRVPEAVARVLDEWAEGRSETYQDTYYDLPDGSLRARGEELRLRFLADHATGERRTLLTFKAAAVDEASGSKPEYETRVGDSQIAHAILEHLGYVPAIVFEKRCRSHAFEAYGRRMLATLVRVPELDGTFLEIESLVQEEAELTATLDDIRAVLDDLGIAPEDLTRELYTDAVAAARHTLP; from the coding sequence GTGATCGAGGCGGAGTTGAAGGCCCGGGTCCGTGTGCCGGAGGCGGTCGCGCGGGTGCTCGACGAGTGGGCCGAGGGCAGGTCCGAGACGTACCAGGACACGTACTACGACCTGCCGGACGGCAGCCTGCGCGCCCGGGGCGAGGAACTGCGGCTGCGGTTTCTCGCCGACCACGCCACGGGCGAGCGGCGGACCCTGCTCACCTTCAAGGCGGCCGCGGTGGACGAGGCGTCCGGGTCGAAGCCCGAGTACGAGACGCGGGTCGGGGACTCGCAGATCGCGCACGCCATCCTGGAGCACCTCGGCTATGTGCCGGCGATCGTGTTCGAGAAGCGCTGCCGCAGCCACGCCTTCGAGGCGTACGGCCGACGGATGCTCGCCACGCTCGTACGGGTCCCCGAGCTGGACGGCACGTTCCTGGAGATCGAGAGTCTGGTCCAGGAGGAAGCGGAGCTGACCGCGACCCTCGACGACATCCGCGCGGTACTCGACGACCTGGGCATCGCCCCGGAGGACCTCACGCGCGAGCTCTACACGGACGCGGTGGCGGCGGCCCGTCACACCCTGCCCTAG
- a CDS encoding chloride channel protein — MPVGTTGSGATSPPDPMTLLRSRAYLVLLAMAALIGVPVSAAAFGFLALVGEVQPLIYTDLPKSLGFDGTPWWWPLPLLAVGGLLTALTVQYLPGRGGHEPTAGFKASAAPTPIELPGIFAAALATLCFAAVLGPEAPLLALGGGLAAGAVRMVRRDPPEQMSAVLGAAGSFAAVSSLLGSPLLGAFLLMEASGLGGAMMALVLVPGLLAAGIGALIFVGLGSWTGLGTYSLALHDVPAAVRPTAAEFGWALVIGLSAALVGAGIRWLSVRLATHVERRRVPATVVMGLVVAGLAIGYAEGTGKPATDVLYSGQTAMDPFLTHSAAYSVGALSLLVLCKGLAYCASLSAFRGGPIFPAMFVGAAGGILFSHLPGLSLVAGFAMGIGAMSAAMLRFPLVSVLLATLLIGAQGVTVMPLVIVAVVVSYVATARLTPPPAPKQGLRPKTGRQGEDHGQGPGQA, encoded by the coding sequence ATGCCGGTCGGCACTACCGGGTCCGGGGCCACGTCGCCTCCGGACCCGATGACGCTTCTTCGAAGCCGCGCGTACTTGGTGCTTCTGGCCATGGCCGCACTGATCGGCGTGCCGGTGTCCGCGGCGGCGTTCGGCTTCCTCGCGCTGGTCGGGGAGGTCCAGCCGTTGATCTACACGGATCTGCCCAAGTCGCTGGGGTTCGACGGGACTCCGTGGTGGTGGCCGCTGCCGCTGCTCGCCGTAGGGGGGCTGCTCACGGCACTGACGGTTCAGTACCTGCCGGGGCGCGGCGGCCATGAACCGACAGCGGGGTTCAAGGCCTCCGCCGCGCCCACACCCATCGAGCTGCCCGGCATCTTCGCTGCCGCCCTGGCGACGCTCTGTTTCGCCGCCGTCCTCGGCCCCGAGGCGCCTCTCCTGGCGCTAGGCGGTGGGCTCGCCGCCGGCGCCGTGCGGATGGTCAGGCGCGACCCGCCGGAGCAGATGAGCGCGGTGCTGGGCGCGGCGGGCAGTTTCGCGGCCGTCAGCTCGCTGCTGGGATCGCCCCTGCTGGGAGCGTTCCTCCTGATGGAAGCTTCAGGGCTGGGTGGGGCGATGATGGCGCTGGTGCTGGTGCCCGGCCTGCTGGCCGCGGGCATCGGTGCGCTCATCTTCGTCGGGCTGGGATCGTGGACCGGGCTGGGCACCTACTCGCTGGCCCTGCACGACGTCCCCGCGGCCGTACGCCCGACAGCGGCGGAATTCGGGTGGGCGCTGGTCATCGGTCTGTCGGCCGCACTCGTGGGTGCGGGAATCCGGTGGCTCTCCGTCCGGCTCGCGACGCACGTCGAGAGGCGGCGGGTGCCGGCCACGGTGGTCATGGGCCTGGTGGTGGCGGGGCTGGCGATCGGCTACGCGGAGGGCACCGGCAAACCGGCGACCGACGTCCTGTACTCGGGGCAGACGGCGATGGATCCGTTCCTCACGCACAGCGCCGCGTACTCGGTGGGCGCGTTGTCGCTGCTGGTGCTGTGCAAGGGCCTCGCCTATTGCGCGTCGCTCAGCGCTTTCAGGGGAGGCCCGATCTTTCCCGCGATGTTCGTGGGAGCGGCGGGCGGCATCCTGTTCTCCCACCTGCCGGGGCTGTCCCTGGTCGCGGGGTTCGCGATGGGCATCGGAGCGATGAGCGCCGCGATGCTGCGATTCCCGCTGGTCTCCGTCCTGCTGGCCACACTCCTGATCGGTGCGCAGGGGGTCACCGTCATGCCACTGGTGATCGTCGCGGTCGTGGTCTCGTACGTGGCGACGGCCAGGCTCACGCCCCCTCCCGCGCCGAAACAGGGGCTGCGACCGAAGACGGGTCGGCAGGGGGAGGACCACGGGCAGGGACCCGGACAGGCATAG
- a CDS encoding oxygenase MpaB family protein: protein MRPQLSAGPIVRQAMNHLLRSELVFPPTPRWAKPVTLAVATTRRIATLATMPRWMREMAGIRQSRLLDTLIVPVMKTAFALAHLGPRAELRLMARLSPSTVAVIAPMKLGIPPRNEEALTPAEARARHGYAKPGEARLAFRARQAARVFDDGEALSDQGLVESQEILGPLS from the coding sequence ATGCGCCCGCAGTTGTCCGCCGGCCCCATCGTCCGGCAGGCCATGAACCACCTGCTCAGGAGCGAGCTCGTCTTCCCGCCGACGCCGCGCTGGGCTAAGCCGGTGACCCTGGCTGTCGCGACGACACGGCGGATCGCCACGCTCGCCACCATGCCGCGCTGGATGCGCGAGATGGCGGGGATCCGGCAGTCACGCCTCCTCGACACGCTCATCGTGCCCGTCATGAAGACGGCCTTCGCGCTCGCCCACCTCGGCCCCAGGGCCGAACTGCGCCTGATGGCGCGGCTCTCGCCCTCCACCGTCGCGGTGATCGCGCCGATGAAGCTCGGCATCCCTCCCCGCAACGAGGAGGCACTGACCCCTGCGGAGGCCCGCGCCCGCCACGGCTACGCCAAGCCCGGCGAGGCCCGTCTCGCATTCCGGGCCCGCCAGGCGGCCCGCGTCTTCGACGACGGCGAAGCCCTCAGCGACCAGGGGCTCGTAGAGTCCCAGGAGATCCTGGGGCCCCTCTCGTAA
- a CDS encoding site-specific integrase has product MPSARRAGSIYKRCECRGPDGKLLGTECPQLRKKNHGAVGLRQELPPSAEGTRRTFRRTGYETVTKAQGDLSRLQAILALAGDDAAEQQRVGDLLADINKRRADIPETAEVQRRLGVGVPLDGKMTVGDWLDHVMANKATRTTTNHGYNSHIRVHLKPALGHLRLDRLGVGHVQDMFNAIDDRNDLIRAENQARHEQVARTRWTKPGRPPMKERARLDAERAKLADMPPYRRITGPATKQAIRRTLRMALNKAIGAQLITFNAAKHVELTSAARPKGLLWTAERVARWEETGEKPGPVMVWTPAQLGRFLDEAEGDRLYAFFHLVAHHGLRRGEGVGQGWHDFSAARKEIRVSAEIVVDGWTPIETAPKTDGSVGIVKVDTETVRVLLAHREQQLLERDAWNARAAVQREAGEDVADWTDTGKMFTAEDGRWLHPDAVSKAFRRISEAAGLPPINLRDLRHGAAALVKAGGGDLHDAKVKLRHSTITLTSDTYMELFEEYEDELTEKAAAAVPRARRAREEPPAPVAVPEQGASASQPADAVSDGSTVRASTDNDRPSA; this is encoded by the coding sequence ATGCCGTCTGCGCGCCGGGCCGGGAGCATCTACAAGCGCTGCGAGTGCCGCGGGCCGGACGGCAAGCTGCTGGGTACGGAGTGCCCACAGCTCAGGAAGAAGAACCACGGCGCCGTCGGTCTCCGCCAGGAGCTACCGCCAAGCGCCGAGGGCACGCGCCGGACCTTCCGGCGAACCGGATACGAGACCGTGACGAAGGCCCAGGGCGACCTGTCCCGCCTGCAGGCCATCCTCGCGCTCGCCGGTGACGACGCTGCCGAGCAGCAGCGCGTCGGCGACCTGCTCGCCGACATCAACAAGAGGCGTGCGGACATCCCCGAGACCGCTGAGGTACAGCGACGGCTCGGCGTCGGAGTCCCCCTCGACGGCAAGATGACCGTCGGCGACTGGCTCGACCACGTCATGGCCAACAAGGCGACGCGCACCACCACGAACCACGGCTACAACAGCCACATCCGCGTGCACCTGAAGCCCGCGCTCGGGCACCTCCGCCTCGACCGGCTCGGCGTCGGTCACGTGCAGGACATGTTCAACGCGATCGACGACCGCAACGACCTGATCCGGGCCGAGAACCAAGCCCGTCACGAGCAGGTCGCCCGCACCCGCTGGACCAAGCCGGGCCGGCCGCCGATGAAGGAGCGTGCACGGCTGGACGCCGAGCGGGCCAAGCTCGCCGACATGCCGCCCTACCGCCGCATCACCGGCCCGGCCACCAAGCAGGCGATCCGCCGCACTCTCCGCATGGCGCTGAACAAGGCCATCGGCGCGCAGCTCATCACCTTCAACGCCGCCAAGCACGTCGAGCTGACGTCGGCCGCCCGGCCGAAGGGGCTGCTGTGGACGGCGGAGCGGGTGGCGCGCTGGGAAGAGACGGGGGAAAAGCCGGGCCCGGTCATGGTGTGGACGCCCGCCCAGCTCGGCCGGTTCCTCGATGAGGCCGAGGGCGACCGGCTGTACGCGTTCTTCCACCTGGTCGCCCACCACGGCCTGCGCCGGGGCGAGGGCGTCGGGCAGGGATGGCACGACTTCTCCGCGGCCCGGAAGGAGATCCGAGTGTCCGCCGAGATCGTGGTGGACGGCTGGACGCCGATCGAGACGGCACCGAAGACGGACGGGTCCGTGGGCATCGTGAAGGTTGACACGGAGACCGTGCGGGTGCTGCTCGCCCACCGCGAGCAGCAGCTGCTCGAGCGCGACGCGTGGAACGCGCGAGCCGCAGTGCAGCGCGAGGCCGGCGAGGACGTCGCCGACTGGACCGACACAGGGAAGATGTTCACCGCCGAGGATGGACGCTGGCTGCACCCCGACGCCGTCAGCAAGGCATTCCGTCGGATCTCGGAGGCGGCCGGCCTGCCACCGATCAACCTCCGGGATCTCCGCCACGGGGCGGCGGCCCTGGTGAAGGCAGGCGGGGGAGACCTGCACGACGCGAAGGTGAAGCTGCGCCACTCGACGATCACTCTGACCAGCGACACGTACATGGAGTTGTTCGAGGAGTACGAGGACGAGCTGACGGAGAAGGCTGCCGCTGCCGTTCCTCGCGCCCGGCGGGCACGTGAAGAGCCCCCTGCTCCGGTCGCTGTACCGGAGCAGGGGGCCAGCGCGTCGCAGCCAGCAGACGCGGTTTCTGATGGGTCCACGGTACGGGCCAGCACTGACAACGACCGTCCCTCGGCGTAG
- a CDS encoding helix-turn-helix transcriptional regulator has product MATQDDRSRSAERRSDLADLIRTRRAELGKSLDKFAAEAIDPVSGEHVTRGWIYRLETGEPVTPPVFEELRALARAANYPVERLQDAAGAQFHGVDPLRSGTSEAKAYVHKLDRLPADQRERLLRLIDTMVPPEEGESE; this is encoded by the coding sequence ATGGCGACCCAAGACGACCGGAGTCGTAGCGCTGAACGGCGATCAGATCTCGCCGACCTGATCCGCACCCGGCGTGCCGAGCTCGGCAAGTCCCTCGACAAGTTCGCCGCCGAGGCTATTGACCCGGTCTCGGGGGAGCATGTGACGCGCGGATGGATCTACCGCCTGGAGACTGGCGAGCCGGTGACCCCGCCGGTCTTCGAGGAGTTGCGCGCGCTGGCTCGCGCCGCCAACTATCCAGTCGAACGTCTCCAGGATGCGGCCGGCGCTCAGTTCCATGGAGTCGACCCGCTGCGCAGCGGAACGAGCGAGGCCAAGGCCTACGTGCACAAGCTGGACCGGCTGCCCGCCGACCAGCGCGAGCGACTCCTGCGGCTGATCGACACGATGGTTCCCCCCGAGGAGGGTGAATCCGAGTAG
- a CDS encoding helix-turn-helix domain-containing protein, translating into MSKPEKPSTTMYAVASSDLLRLLMERTGTGEAVTSRELAEAVGVAHGTIGGLMSGAQRVVPEPKAKAIAAALGVDLLVLWVPMERAGRTFIPSQTRAAS; encoded by the coding sequence GTGAGCAAACCCGAAAAGCCGTCAACCACCATGTACGCGGTCGCCAGCAGCGACCTACTACGGCTCCTGATGGAGCGCACCGGCACCGGTGAAGCAGTCACCAGCCGCGAACTGGCCGAGGCTGTGGGCGTCGCCCACGGAACGATCGGCGGCCTGATGTCCGGGGCGCAGCGCGTTGTCCCCGAGCCCAAGGCCAAGGCGATCGCCGCCGCCCTCGGCGTCGACCTGCTCGTCCTGTGGGTCCCCATGGAGCGCGCCGGCCGCACCTTCATTCCTAGCCAGACCCGGGCGGCGTCATGA